CCTCTCCATTACACCGCGACGACGGTTCGACCTCACCTGGGCCCTGGGCTTCCCCTGGGGCTTTGGCCGGGCCAGCCTCCCCAGGGGAGGGGGCCAGGGGTGGACCTGTGACCTCAGCTGGCACCTGGGGAGTGGAATGGCATGCCTCCGCTTCCGTCCCGGCAGGGGGCTCAGAGGCACCAGCAGCCTCCCCCCCAGGGGCTGTGGTAGAGGGCTCACTGGGAGTCTGGGCATCTGCTAGGGCTGGTTCCCCAGCAGCTTGGTTGGTTACCGCTGAGTCAGCACTCTGCTCCGGAGCTCTCAGTCGCTTCATGAGGGTAGTGACCCGCACTGCTTTCTGTAGGAGGAACGTGCTTACCATAATGGGCCTAAAGGTGCTAATAGCTTTTAACAGATATGAATAGAGACACATACAAACCTTTACTGATCGTTTACACAATTTCAAAACCTCAAGACCTGTAAAtgttctaaaacatttattcaatatttttaagTTTCCTTGAATATCTACTTGTGCAACAGCTAAAACAATGCTTACCTTCCACTTAGCTTTGGCAAAGTTTTTCTCTATCTGtgcacacacattttcctttaTGTTCTTATTCGAGGCTGCATTTCCTGAAATCCTGAGGAGATagagaaggaaaaagaaacatCACTAAAACAAGGTATATAATGTCTCCTCTACATTCACATTTAGGTCATTTAGTAGACTCTCTTCACGAGACCCAGTTActgtagtgagtgcatacatctTCATAATGGTCCCCAGTGGGAAACAAACCGACAACCTGGGCATTGCAAGTGCCTTGTGCCTACCAAGTGAACTACAGATGACCATGCACAGCCCAGCTGACAGGAGAgtaaaatgaatgaaacagTATTTCTAACAACCTTCACATACCTTCAAAGTACACTGGTCTTCCCGTACATTACATATACATGTTAGACACTGGCTGGGGTTAATGCGTGTTTGGTTACATACCATTCATGGTTAATGGCCTCCTGAGCAGTCAGCCTTTGTTCCTGGTCCACCTCCATCATTCGAGACACTAGGCTCTTTGCTGCAACACAACAAAAGTCTCATCTCAACAAACAGCAATTTCAAAGTGGTATCAGTCACGTCATAATGCCCCCTGTGAGCATGAGTGGTGCTTAATTAAAAATGCAGGATAAGCTTTTGACTTGAAAAGAATTTGCCTTTTGAATTGTTGTTTACCCAGTTACATCTTCCTCCTGTGTAATTACTTGATCTTAAAAGTCGTACCGGACTCTGAGATGTCATCCCAGTACGGAGAGTCAAATTCATAGTCCCCAGCCAGGATTTTCCTGAACAGGTTCTTGTCATGGTTTTCATAGTCATCATCTTCGGTTTCATCGTAGAAAGGAGGATTACCTGAAAGTCTGAGGGTCACAAGTCAAAAGCTTCTCTTTAGTAATTTATGCTGTAATaccatttctaccaatgtgacattcatttatttataatatcgTACAAATAGCACACTTAGCGCTTGAGCATAGCATGCGTAGTATAGCGAAAACTATTCTTTGTGTTCGATACCATAACTATACCTTTTGGCTGCCTGTTTACTCAAAATCCCTCATCCTCTGAACAGACCCACAACCCAGCCCTCTTGCAGTAGGACAGGACATATGGCTCTGACTGTAGATAAGGAAACTACTCACAGTATGTACATGATCACACCCAGGGCCCAACAGTCCACAGGCCTGCCGTACCGCTGTCTCCCAACTACCTCCGGTGCTGCAGGGACCCAAACACAGTTAAGAGTGTTCTGAACAGGTCAGTGACACAGCAATACAATTTCCCCCATACAATACCcttgaaaaaaaagttttctaAGTTTACTATCCAAAATACACT
This sequence is a window from Esox lucius isolate fEsoLuc1 chromosome 17, fEsoLuc1.pri, whole genome shotgun sequence. Protein-coding genes within it:
- the camkvb gene encoding caM kinase-like vesicle-associated protein; this encodes MPFGCLTLGEKKDYNNPSEVTDKYDLGQIVKSEEFCEIFRAKDKNTLKMFTCKKFLKKDGRKVRKAAKNEILILKMVKHPNILQLVDVYETRKEYFLFLELATGREVFDWILDQGYYSERDTSNVIRQVLEAVAYLHSLHIVHRNLKLENLVYFNRLKHSKIVISDFHLAKLETGLIKDPCGTPEYLAPEVVGRQRYGRPVDCWALGVIMYILLSGNPPFYDETEDDDYENHDKNLFRKILAGDYEFDSPYWDDISESAKSLVSRMMEVDQEQRLTAQEAINHEWISGNAASNKNIKENVCAQIEKNFAKAKWKKAVRVTTLMKRLRAPEQSADSAVTNQAAGEPALADAQTPSEPSTTAPGGEAAGASEPPAGTEAEACHSTPQVPAEVTGPPLAPSPGEAGPAKAPGEAQGPGEVEPSSRCNGEALNPDLLAAEAGDEQG